Proteins encoded by one window of Patescibacteria group bacterium:
- the prmC gene encoding peptide chain release factor N(5)-glutamine methyltransferase: MRIDKKTKFIIYFQRTKKLPPFELELILAHLLKKSREYVLTHPEIKLSPTQLKRLDAMLKRREKGESLAYILGHKEFYGFDFIVNKHTLVPRPETELIVDEVLELAKEKNIHGNKKFAIIDVGTGSGCIIISLAKMLMEKNKTADIQFFAADISKLALNIAKKNAKHNNVANKIKFYHGNLLEPIIKLKSNHNHLSQNQKIIITANLPYLTPKQIKTSPSIKHEPRLALEAGIDGLKYYRELFQQLRSMLTVNGIQARASVHVFCEIDPGQKISIQRLAKKILPSAQVQIKKDLRGHSRLAVIKLGDFTK, from the coding sequence ATGCGTATAGATAAAAAAACAAAATTTATAATATATTTTCAAAGGACAAAAAAACTGCCCCCTTTTGAGCTGGAGCTAATACTAGCACATCTCTTGAAAAAATCAAGGGAATATGTTTTAACTCATCCGGAAATTAAGCTTAGCCCGACCCAGCTTAAAAGGCTTGATGCCATGCTAAAACGCCGCGAAAAAGGGGAGTCCTTGGCGTATATTTTAGGGCATAAAGAGTTTTATGGTTTTGATTTCATAGTTAATAAACACACGCTAGTTCCCCGCCCGGAAACCGAACTAATAGTAGACGAAGTTTTGGAATTGGCCAAAGAAAAAAATATCCATGGCAATAAAAAATTCGCCATCATTGACGTTGGCACCGGCTCGGGATGCATTATTATTTCTCTGGCTAAAATGCTAATGGAAAAAAACAAGACCGCGGACATTCAATTTTTTGCCGCCGACATTTCAAAACTAGCTTTGAACATTGCGAAAAAGAACGCGAAGCATAATAATGTAGCAAATAAAATAAAATTTTATCACGGAAATTTGCTCGAACCGATAATTAAACTAAAATCCAATCACAATCACCTAAGCCAAAATCAAAAGATAATCATCACTGCCAATCTTCCCTACTTAACTCCGAAGCAGATTAAGACTTCGCCTTCAATAAAACATGAACCGCGATTGGCGCTTGAGGCCGGAATTGACGGGTTAAAATATTACCGGGAATTATTTCAGCAACTAAGGAGCATGTTAACAGTGAACGGCATTCAAGCTCGAGCTTCTGTCCATGTTTTCTGTGAAATCGACCCGGGCCAAAAAATATCTATCCAGCGCCTGGCAAAAAAAATTCTGCCATCCGCCCAAGTCCAAATAAAAAAAGACCTGCGCGGACATAGCCGGCTGGCCGTAATTAAACTAGGCGATTTTACTAAATAA
- a CDS encoding glycosyltransferase family 1 protein — protein MKIGIDIRTLMDERPSGVSLHNFNLLQELFKIDADNKYRLYYNSFKDVKMPEFAEGNSLTVRGRYPNKVLNYILFKIFSWPKIDIKLEAKAFLMPHINFIGLSDFKKRPAGQGKRVLVIHDLSFMRYKEFFSWRKRIWHYFINVKELVKNFDVIAAVSESTKRDIMELCEVPGEKVKVIYPGLEREYRVLPKADVGLEKIKEKYALPEKFILFLGTLEPRKNIEGIIRAYDALRKRGEIGEYQLIIAGGIGWKAKGIFKEYKRAEFKKDISFLGYVPEGDKVYLYNLASLFVFPSFYEGIGFPPLEAMACGVPVITSFCSSLPEIAGDAGLLVDPYNSSDLVEAIKNALNNQGLREELIEKGLKKAAGFSWEIAAKRYLEVLTKNS, from the coding sequence ATGAAAATCGGAATTGATATAAGAACACTAATGGATGAGCGGCCGAGCGGAGTTTCTCTTCATAATTTTAATTTACTTCAGGAACTTTTTAAAATCGATGCAGATAATAAATACCGGCTTTATTATAATTCGTTCAAAGATGTTAAAATGCCGGAATTCGCCGAAGGCAATAGTCTGACGGTTCGCGGCCGCTATCCGAATAAAGTATTAAACTATATCCTGTTTAAAATTTTTAGCTGGCCGAAAATTGATATAAAGCTTGAAGCCAAGGCCTTCCTGATGCCTCATATTAATTTTATCGGTTTGTCGGATTTTAAAAAGCGGCCAGCCGGGCAGGGCAAGCGAGTTTTAGTAATCCACGATTTATCATTTATGCGCTATAAGGAATTTTTTTCCTGGCGAAAAAGGATTTGGCATTACTTCATCAACGTTAAAGAGCTAGTAAAAAATTTTGACGTAATCGCGGCCGTCAGCGAAAGCACAAAGCGCGATATAATGGAATTGTGCGAAGTCCCGGGAGAAAAGGTTAAAGTTATATATCCCGGGCTAGAAAGAGAATACCGCGTGCTTCCAAAGGCTGACGTTGGGCTCGAAAAAATAAAAGAAAAGTACGCCTTGCCGGAAAAGTTTATCCTTTTTTTAGGTACGCTTGAACCGAGAAAAAACATCGAAGGGATAATCCGCGCTTACGACGCCTTAAGAAAACGCGGGGAAATCGGGGAATACCAGCTCATTATCGCCGGGGGAATTGGCTGGAAAGCCAAGGGGATATTTAAGGAATACAAAAGGGCGGAATTTAAAAAAGACATAAGCTTTCTCGGCTACGTTCCGGAAGGGGACAAGGTTTATCTTTACAATCTCGCTTCCCTCTTCGTCTTCCCTTCTTTTTACGAAGGAATCGGCTTTCCGCCGTTGGAAGCTATGGCTTGCGGAGTGCCGGTAATCACGAGCTTTTGCTCCAGCCTGCCGGAGATCGCCGGAGACGCCGGGCTCTTAGTTGACCCCTATAATTCAAGTGATCTAGTTGAAGCCATTAAAAACGCCTTAAACAACCAGGGGCTTAGGGAGGAGCTTATTGAGAAAGGGCTTAAAAAAGCGGCGGGCTTTAGCTGGGAAATTGCCGCCAAAAGATATTTAGAAGTTCTAACCAAAAATTCTTAG
- the prfA gene encoding peptide chain release factor 1, whose amino-acid sequence MFEEILKKFKNLEKELSDPKIASNPERLKTVSKEHSDLKEAAGLIMELNSAIEQIAQSREIINSESGELADMAKDELAGLEEKKGKLEAQIKSEISPAHPFDKKNIIMEIRAGTGGDESALFAAELYRLYSRFAERSGWKINILDSSPIGIGGFKDITFSIEGKNVYSNLKFEAGTHRVQRVPETEKAGRIHTSAVTVAVLAEADEVDVQIKAEDLRIDTYAASGPGGQKVNTTNSAVRITHLPTGVVVQCQDQKSQRQNKDKAMLVLRSRILQKMEEDRHAREAAERRDQVGSGDRSEKIRTYNFPQDRVTDHRIKKSWHSIDRIMDGDLLPVIEELKKELGN is encoded by the coding sequence ATGTTTGAAGAAATTTTGAAAAAATTCAAAAATCTGGAAAAAGAGCTTTCTGACCCGAAAATCGCCTCTAATCCGGAAAGGTTAAAAACCGTTTCCAAGGAACATTCAGACCTAAAGGAAGCGGCCGGTTTGATAATGGAATTAAATAGCGCTATCGAACAAATCGCGCAAAGCCGGGAAATAATAAATAGCGAATCAGGCGAACTGGCTGATATGGCCAAAGATGAACTGGCCGGACTGGAAGAAAAAAAAGGGAAATTGGAGGCCCAAATCAAAAGCGAAATATCGCCAGCCCACCCTTTTGACAAAAAAAATATTATTATGGAAATCCGGGCCGGCACCGGCGGCGACGAGTCGGCTTTATTCGCCGCCGAGCTTTACCGCCTGTATTCGCGGTTTGCCGAACGCAGCGGCTGGAAAATAAATATCCTTGATTCGTCGCCAATAGGAATTGGCGGATTTAAAGACATAACTTTTTCCATTGAAGGAAAAAATGTTTATTCCAATTTAAAATTCGAAGCCGGTACGCATCGGGTGCAAAGGGTTCCGGAAACCGAAAAAGCCGGGCGGATCCACACTTCGGCTGTTACAGTCGCGGTTCTAGCCGAAGCCGATGAAGTTGACGTCCAGATTAAGGCGGAAGATTTGCGGATTGACACCTACGCGGCTTCCGGACCGGGCGGCCAAAAAGTCAATACCACCAACTCGGCCGTAAGGATTACTCATCTCCCGACCGGAGTCGTCGTTCAGTGCCAGGACCAGAAATCCCAGCGCCAAAACAAAGATAAGGCTATGCTGGTTTTACGCTCGAGGATTCTGCAAAAAATGGAAGAAGACCGCCACGCCCGGGAAGCGGCCGAACGGCGCGATCAAGTCGGCTCCGGCGACCGCTCGGAAAAAATCCGCACTTATAATTTTCCCCAGGACCGGGTAACCGACCACCGGATAAAAAAATCCTGGCACTCAATCGACCGGATTATGGATGGCGATCTTCTGCCGGTTATTGAGGAGTTAAAAAAGGAGTTAGGGAATTGA
- a CDS encoding helix-turn-helix domain-containing protein, translating into MTKNDKPKRPSELLLKNAALHPIWLNVSEAAKVFGVNNKTIRRAISEQVIKYKIVGERYFIDFSSLLIFIHSRTKLANKFNEYGLGQYIESWRHGSAITKHEQMAKEITNSGQD; encoded by the coding sequence ATGACCAAGAATGACAAGCCAAAAAGACCTTCTGAATTATTACTAAAAAATGCGGCCCTTCATCCGATTTGGCTTAACGTATCCGAGGCCGCGAAAGTTTTTGGCGTAAACAACAAAACCATCCGCCGGGCTATTTCCGAACAAGTGATAAAATATAAAATAGTCGGCGAAAGATATTTCATAGACTTCTCTTCCCTTTTAATTTTTATCCACAGCCGCACTAAACTGGCCAATAAATTTAACGAATACGGGCTCGGCCAATACATCGAAAGCTGGCGCCATGGAAGCGCAATAACCAAACATGAGCAGATGGCTAAAGAGATTACTAACTCTGGCCAAGACTAG
- the rpmE gene encoding 50S ribosomal protein L31: MKNDIHPKYNDKVKVICSCGNTFETGSTLAEIRTEVCSACHPFYTGKQKIVDSARRVEKFHARVAAKSKVSPSRKGKKVKQAARTAKKSAASSAKPEKTAAKKTKK; encoded by the coding sequence ATGAAAAATGACATCCATCCAAAATATAACGACAAGGTAAAGGTAATCTGCTCCTGCGGAAATACTTTTGAAACCGGCTCGACCCTGGCGGAGATTAGGACCGAGGTTTGTTCGGCCTGCCATCCTTTTTATACCGGCAAGCAAAAGATCGTCGATTCCGCCCGCCGGGTAGAAAAATTCCACGCGCGCGTAGCGGCAAAGTCCAAAGTTTCGCCCTCTCGAAAAGGAAAAAAGGTCAAGCAAGCCGCCCGTACGGCGAAAAAATCCGCCGCCTCTTCAGCCAAACCGGAAAAAACTGCCGCCAAAAAAACCAAAAAATAA